The Aythya fuligula isolate bAytFul2 chromosome 5, bAytFul2.pri, whole genome shotgun sequence sequence TCCAATCATGACAGGTGATGTTTGTTTATATCAGATTCTGGAAAATCCACTCTCGGGCCAAGGCAGCATCTTTGACTGGGGTGGCAGGGACCTGGGAGCATCGGATGTGCCCACCAGAACACAGCATGGGCACACAAATACATCCCTGGGAAACCTCAAAAAGATGGAGGTCAACGTGGTGTGGATGTGTATTTGTGACCAATCTGTACTGTTGTACTGTTGCTATTTTAGAATAGCAGCAATAATAGACAATTTGAAcaatttctgctgaaataataaaagtaaaaaacacattcttagaaaaatgcaagaaattatCTTAAGGAAAAGTGACCACATTTGGCCAGTGCTGCTCTGAAGGAGGGCAACTGCCTAAAAGCCACAACAATCCATATTTAGGAAGTCTTTACAAAAACTGGCACCTCTTCAAGGCTGGCAGAGTAATTCCTGAGGATGGTGCCTCCATCAAACACACGGGCAGTGTTGGTGTCCATCCACTGGTGCCCTTCTCCGGGCAGGTAGATATCTCGCCACGTTTGCCCTTTTTCTGTTATTGGGGCCACCAAGACCTGcagtgaaaaagagagaaagaaaaaaataattttgcagatgGAGGGTTAGCTGGGTCATTGCAGAGAAAGTCAGAACCTTTGTCTAATAGCTGCAAATGAGATTGTCCTTGTGTGCAAGCAGCAGAAGCCACAGCCACTGTGGTCAAGGCTTCCACAATTGCCGTGAGAAGTGATGCAATGGCCTTTGTTGGACTGAGCCTTGAGAGTCTGTCCAGCCTGtattttgtgagaaaaatcACCTCTGGAGTCCATCTAATGCATGTCTTGCAAGAAAAAGCCTCCAGGATCCACCCAgctcatattttttaaaagacccaaactgaaaaaaaataaacaccacaaTCAGAAATAGGGTGTTTGTTCAAAACAAAGCTCCTGCTTCCAGGTTGAGCAGGACAGGATGGATGCAGGGAGGCTGTGAGTGGGCTCAGGCTCATATGAAGCAGCTTTTGAGGAGGTTTTATGGAGCTGTGGTGGGAATTGGTGGCACAGAGTCAAGGGAGAGACATCCCCATGCCACGTAGATTTGTGACTGGGGcatgaatttctcttttctcgTCACCCATTGCTTGGGGGTAATCTGATTTGGACAAACCCTTCATTGTGAGTTAATAAATGAAGTCAAACACTACCTGGCAGCGAGACAAGCAGaaacttgtattttaattagaaatgatCATGCTATGGGAGCTTTAGATGTGGGCTGCCATAAAGCTGGGCTTCAAAAGCTCTCTGCCTAGGGCTCCTCTCCAGTAGATCTGGTCTGGATTCAGGTTAGATAAGCTCTAGGAACAACTTGTGCTCAATACACATAATACAAGTTATTGATTCTCAAGCAACAGGTTCACTTTTCATTCATCATTCTGTGGACTCGAGGCTCCTTTGGAGATGCAAGAGATGTAGCTGCTCAGCGCCCAGAAGTGCTCATGGAAGTCCTGGCTGGTGGCCTTAGTACATGGGCAATTgcataaaaagcattaaaaaaaaaaaaaaaaaaaaaaaaaaagtaaaagcatttaaaatgtccttttgtGTCACAAATCAGTGAGTCCCATTTGGAGATGTGTCATAAGGAGAAGCGTGTTCTGTTTGCTCCTCTACAGTGGCTTAGTCAGGGTAATACAGTCCCCAATGaactttacagatttttttccccttcaaattGTGGGAAAGACCGTCCCATTGCTGGAGTCCTCTATACAGGAAGAAGGGGTTTGTGAAGGCTTTTTCACCctttactgaaacaaacaaacaaaaaaagcaaaaaacaaacaaacaaacaaaggtcTCAGTATTCTGAGGATATTTATACTTGATAAattatttcacttcagaaactgaaagaggTTTTCAGAGCCCTAAATTAAGCCTTTTTCAAGGAAAACACAggctttctgaaaaggaaaaatgaacaaaaaaagggggggggggaataaatcAGCCACTTTGGCTTAAATTTAaagctgctgtttgcatttgtgCTGTACTGAATGCACATggtgaagaaagagagaatgaaaggataaaaataaaactccaggAAAGccaataatggaaaaaataaaggataaaaagcagaaatagtgTAAGAAATTTATGCATCATTCattcttaaatctgctttttgaGGTCTTGGTCAATCCCCACACTGTACATCAATGCTCCTTGAGCAGCATTACCCCAAAGGAGGTAATGTGGTGTTTAGCTCACTTTAGGGGACAGTTTTGGACCCTTGTGGCCTTTATAGATGTGTTTGGAGCATGACCTGGCTTCCCAGTCTCTTGCAATATCCAGTTTTGCCAGGCAGACAGCGCTGATGGGAAGTGATGCTGCATGTGCTGATAATTTTTTGCTGACCGAGTGCCACTTGTCTCCTTGCCATTACATTTCAACATCTTGTGCTGAAAGGATTCAACAGGTTGTTAAGTATGCTGCCAAGACATGTGGACTACAGAGATCTGGCTGTAATGTACAAatccacctgaaaaaaaaaacacacgtgGATTTCAAAGCAGGGCTATCCTCCCACCTCAGAGTTACTCCTCAAAAAGGTGTGGGAGACAGCTCAGATGCCAGAATATGATGGTGATAGCACAAAGCCATGTTTctgagctccctgcagcagatGCTTACATCCAGATCAATGCTCAAAAGGTTTATCCCAGCATCCTCATGCTTAACCTTGCCTCAAACCACGCCAGGACAGAACCACCTTATGTAATAACCACCACCTTCCAGTAATTAATTATTAGTGGCACTCCAAATGGCACCAGGCAGGTTTTGGAGCACATTTCCATTCTTCCAACTTCCCAAGACATACTGGAAGTCAAAACATCCCCATCTGGATTCTTCCCCTGCCAGCTCAGGCTCCTTTTGAAGTGAAATCAGACAAGATTTTGCTGGCCTCACATGACACTTTATCAGAAGTGCTTGGCCCTGCAATACTGACGGAGCAGACCTGATGTTTTACCGTATTTCAGGAGCTTTCAGCCAAACCATAGTTCAGCATCTCCAGGGAGAGATGattttgcagtattttactGGAAATCTAACACAGGCTAACACAGACCAGACCATTTTGATTACATCAGGGATTCTTCATTTTGAGTGATTTTGGGGGAAGTAGCTAAGCTTTAGCTTGCTTGCAGTTACAACCTGGATATGCACCCTACAGGGCATCAGGACAGAAATGTCTCTTCTGCACAATGCCACTCAAATTCACTTATGCTAAGgatttatatgttttaaaacatcctACCTGATTTcgatttttactttaaaagagaaacagaaagatattttaacaATTTCCTGCAGTGAGGGaaagtttccttaaaaaaataaacatccacAAAACAACATATACAATGAACCTGAAGAATTTGTGTTAAGAAACTCAAGCTTGGAAATCCTATATCACAGTATCTACCGGAGGCGGCAAGCAGGACCTGAGAAGATAACTCTGCAACACAAGCTGCCCTGATGTTAAAACTACAAACTCACTGCTGATGAACTTCGATTTTGAGTTTTGGATATTTTTTAGAAGACTGTGTCCCCTCCTTGGCCGCATCCCTATGCGAAAGCAGCACAAAGTGTTGCTGCAATTCACAGAGGATTATGCTCCCCCCCATGTTACCCCCTTTGGGAGAATTGTCTCCACATTCCCCACCTCATCTCCAATGAGAAATTCATCCTCGATGGTGAAAGCGGTTGGGTCTGTTGGGCTGAGCCACCACACCGGGCGGAAGATGGGGTACCCCAAACGCAGCCACTCCTCGCTGTATTTTAGGATGAGTGGCACCACCAAGTCCCGGTGCCTCTGTATGCACTGCCGGGTAAGGTTCAGGACCTGCATGAGAGATACATGGCAATCCCTTCACCCCAAAAATACGGAAAAACAATACATGCATTTCCTTAGGGAGAGAAGTCGCTGAACTGCAAGATCCTCATGGCAGCCAAAGGTGGTTGATATGGTTGATTTTTACCTATTTCAATATAAAAGCTGAGGACATCAGCTGGTGGGTGATATCCTCCAGAGTGCTGATATCCttaaccaaaacaaacaactcttTTGCTGCTAGTAAAGAGATACGATGGCATTCCCCACATCCTTCCTCAtgattttttaaggaatcaCCTTCTTCCTTTAATGCCCTAAAGGAGACATCCCcaggaaaatgctttcaacCACTGAAACAGGTCTTTATGGCAAATCTACAGGCTTCACTCGCATATCATATAAACTATTTGATCATACTATAATTAAGCAATTCCATCAGCTAAAGGGAAGCAGGGACACATGTGACAATCACTGTCATACCCAGAGGTGCTGTAGGTACCAGCCATGCCATTGCACATAGCCCAAGCACAAAGCTGCATCAATTCACAAGAATTTTGtagcaaaaaaaatgttgagagtGGACAGCGATGAGGTCGCTGGGGGCACAGAGCAGGATTTTGCGGGTGGCACAAGTAGGGCAGTGGATTTTAGCCCCAGGTTTCCCCCATGGGAATTTTAGTGGCTTTGGGAGGGGGGTTATCCCCTAAAGGATGGATGTACCCTTCTCCTCCTCCGCAAGACAGGGGGATACATACCCAGGTGTCGCAGCAGAGCCAGGGTTGGGTGCTGAAGGCCATCACGGGGAGGAAGGTCACGATCTGCAGCCACCTCACGTACAGCTCCTGGTCCCCTGGGGCATCACCAGccaggctgcctcctgccagggACAAGGAGCAGAGAAAAGCCTCTTGGGGACACCCCCTCACAGGACAGCTGGACAGCTCAAAGCCATCTGCTCTTGATACAAGCAGGACACACAACCCCAATGCAAGAGAAGCTGGATCCCCACccatgtgttttttcttcctttgttccaCAATTAAACATCCTGAAATGGCTGGAGATGGATGTATGATAGGGCTCATGCTGGGGATGATGTACCAGGAGACAGTTTCTAAATTTTAGCAGAACATCGTAAAAAGGGCTTTCTCCTCTTGCAAATAAAAGTGTTGGGAATATAATggatttttctgcctctttgaTGTGCATCATGGAAAAATACTCCAGTCTCTTGAGGCTGTCACAATGTGATATTCAAGGGGAAAAGCAGGCAGTACAATATTGCGCCCAGATCCCATGCTAGGATTAAACCGGGATCACTAAAGCGTAGGTGATGCCATTATACCCAAGCAAAGGATGCTAGTCAGGTAAGACTTGATAGGATAACCTAAATGAACGAAACAGGTAGAGGGGAGACAGTAAGAAACCCTAAAAATTTGCTTCACCAAAACACAGCCAGTACCAACAGAGAAGGGCAGGTTGGAAAAATCCAACAGTCCTCAGAAAGGCACAAAGTGAATTTGTCCCCAAATGGGAAGAAAGAGACGATGCTGTTGGTATCCCATGAAACGAGGCCCAAAGACATCCCTTGCAGGGATGGAGCCCTGCTCTCTCATCCTTTGTCCCATTGACAAAAGCCAACAGACTCAACATCTCCTCAGGGCAGCAGTGACATGCCATGATTGCCCAAGCCTTGTTTTCTAAGGAAAACCAGCTAAAAATAGCAAATTGAAAATTGCTcaacaccactttttttttttcagggctgtctgcagctctgctggctttgATCACCTCCATGTGGAGCCCCTGCGATGACTCGTGTGCTTGTGGCAAGGTTCAAACAAATAACACGGCCACCTCCAAGAAGAGAGGCAAAACGAGCCACTCATCAGCCCTCATTACACGAGTGTTTCtcaacttctatttttttttcctgttgttgttgAAGGATATCTCATGCCATCATACTCTGGAGCAGAAATATAAACTTTGATTGTGGCTGCTGGCATTTtaggaatatttatttcccCATCTGAGAGCCCAGGCATGCTGTTTGCCAGCGGTTGGCTCCTTCCTCGCTTTTGTCACAGTTTTAGCCCAAGAAAAGCTGCAAGAGGCAGTGGGCTGCCCTCCACACGCGGTTAAGGAGCTCCACGAAGGGCATCCCCAGAGAGCTGGCTGCCTGTTAAGAtttacaatgtgtttttttgttttcagttcccCGGTCGATTCCCCTAGTAACCCTCAATCAAATCAAAACTGGATCCTGGGAACAAAACGTTTGAAGCGTCCCTATAGCACCCTAAAGCCTGTGCTCCTCTTGCCTGAaaaagtgctaaaaaaaaaaaaaaaaaaaaaaaaaaaaaaaaaaaaaaaaaaaaacagagcaaagacAGCAACGGGgagcaaagaaggaaagaagtcCTCACCCACTGCATCGGGGATGAAGAAGTTGTAGCCCAGCAGGCTGTAGTGCAGCACAGAGGGGATAACCCCCTTCAGGCCCGCGTGGCTCCAGTCCGAGCGCCGTGGGCTCATCTGGACGAAGAGTGGTAGGTGACTAGATCTGTGGGGAAACAAGCACAAACCTGCTGTTTTTAGAAGGATCGGAGCGGAAATGTTAAGATTTCCGGCTGTCTCGGCAGACTCTGTGGTCAGATGTGGGTTCCTTGACCACCAGGGACCTCTGTGGAAGGGAGATCAGTGCTCCCCACTGAGACTCCTACCCACTGAGCCTGCCCCGTCTCATTTGGCCACCCCAGTCCACCTCCTTCCTCTGTAACCTTTTCCCAAATCCCCAGATTCAAAGATTTCCTTCTCCTGGCTTGACCCCATGAGATCCACATTTGGTGACCCACCTTGCAGCCATGGGCTGTAAACTTTCCCTTTCTACTCTACACGTGGCTACACCAATCCTGATGGGAAAACACTCCCCACAAACATAGCCAAGACATCAACCAAGGTATCCCAACAGCACCCTCAGCCTTGGCCCATGCAGGGCCCCAAATCCAAAGCATAAACCCCACTGAGATGCATCCTGCAGGGAGGATTTCTCCTCTTGGCTTTCACTCATGATCATCTGTTTTGCATTGAGCGGCTGTCATTCTTGACCGCTTTTGTCCATCTGCCATaggaaaacatcatttttctttttttccccccccatttttttaaattattatttcatttttatttttttttttctaagtagcATTTCTATGCCTAGGGTTTCCTTGGTGGTGCGGTGGGTCATGCCCCTGAGCAGCCTAATATTGGAAGCAGCCCCCTGCCACTGCATTTCTGGCAGCCAAAAAGGGTCACGTCCAAACCTTCATGACAAGCCTTGGCTTAAAAATAGTCTGGAGCTCATCTAGCCAAGGAGAGTTTAGCCCTGCGTCCATCTGCTCCCACAGCTTGGATTCTTCATTGACCTCGTGCCCATTTTGCTGACTCCCCAAAAATGTCCGCTTTCATCTTAGAAGACAGGCTGACATGAGGGTTTATGAAACACTTCTGGTCTGAAAACTGCCCACCAGGAAAGGTACGGTCCCAGATGGGCTAAAAATGCTTAGAGAAGTGCCTCTTTGCACCACTGACTCGCAGATGGTTGAGCAGGAGCCATCcacatccccagcagctgctggcctgtCAGTGCCTCAGCACATGAAACCCCCctttctctctgaaaattaacTAACTTGAAATTGCTTTCTCATGCAGTTCACCATAAATTCTTTGCACAAAACATGGAAATAGCCATTTCCTATTAGCCttgctttccattttgcagAAAGCCTTTTGCAAAGTTAGCCTTCCCATCTGCTAACCATCACAacagtggggggaaaaaaagtctcaagGCATAATTTCAACTATTAACACTGCTATGGGCTATGCAAGCATGAAAAGTCAGAAATTTTGCAGCCATTTGGCACCATAAGCCACTGCCAACATGAGGATTTGGTCATGACTGCAGGGCTCACCTCCatcctgcagcagaggcagcatcCTGAAGCTTGAATGCCCATGAACCATGagatgcatttttattgcatCTGGCATTAATACAGTTAAAcatcatttcatttcagcatttttatgcTCTagaatattgaaaaaataacatgCCAGAAGAGAAGACATGAGAGCAACATCTCCACACACATGCAGCATCCTGAGGGCACATTTAAAGCATCATCCCAAGCATCTTCTCACTGCAACCCACCTGGCACCAGCGCTGATGACAGTGGCATTCCCCAGTGtggccagtgctgctgccagtgccCCAGCATATCGGTCACCAGCCAGCTCAGCAGGAGGGGACATGGCTTGCTCCAGGAAGGCATTGCCCTCGGCACCTTCAAAGACCACATACGCGGCCCCTAGTGCCCGCCGCAGGGCCCGGGCACGGGCCAGGTACCAGCTGAGCGCCACCTCACTGGTGACATTGAGGCGGGCGCAGAGGCGTCCCTTCCATGTGGTCAGCAGTGGGACCTGCAGAAAAGGGTGGAAAACATGGGTCAGACCCTTCAAATATCCTGCCAACCCCCTAGGCTGGAGGGTGGATGGCGCCGCAGTTTGCAATGTGTGAAAGTGAAAACACTCCGCTCCCCAAGAATCCCCCAGTGGGTGGCAAACTGGTGGATCATCAAATGACtataaaaaagggggggggggggggaacataAAGCATTGAGCTACTTTCTGCAAGCTGGTGACTTTTTGAAACATCTTTCAGCAGTGGAAATTCAAAAGCTGCTTCtttgcagagcaggaggaaagctCCTCCCCTACACTTTGCCCTACAGCCACAGGGTTTGCCCCAAGCAGGGGATGGGGCTGTCCCGAGCTGTGGGCGGGGAGTATTTATTCAGCTTTAATTTCACAAACGGGGTTAATGTGCAGGTGGGGGGCCATGTCCCATACCAAGCAGCCCCCGAAGCGAGGCTGCAGGCTCAGCCAGTAGCTGGCCTCGTTGTCCCTCAGCGAGCGCAGGAAGAGCGGGGAGGCAATGCTGGTGTAGGGGGACAGCGTgatggagagctgcagggggTTGATCAATGCAGGGTCCCAGGCATGGGCTGAGCTGCgcctcctcctctgctccatgGACACGTATTCCTGCAAGGAAGCAAGgtggaaaaatgtgtttaatggGAGTGGTAAAGCCTCTGAGCTCAGTGTCACCAGATCCACAggcaaaaccccaaaccaagcATCCTGTCCCAGGGAAGGGATGCTCAATAAACTCCCCACCCCACAGAACAGGTGTGTTTGCACTTTTAAGAAATCTAATTAACCCCCCGTTTAGAGGGGTTTAAGGGTGCTCTTGGCTTGCATTTTGAGCACAGGGGCTGGCAGGAAGGGACGTACCATGGCAGCGAGAGTGGCAGTGCTGCGCTCTCCCAGGGCCAGGATCCCCTCCTGAAGCCGGTGCCGCTTCAGTCTCCTGGTGAGTGACCTCAAACCCCGCTTAATTTTGGCAGCTGAGCCCACTGGGCCATAATAGTGCCAGATGGGAGACCTGTGTGATGGAGAAAATGGGGGGAAGAGTTTGCATCTCGCTCTGACACAAGACATTCAGCACAAGAGGATGGAGACAGGCAAGCAAAAAGCATCACTGCCCTACCTATGGCAGCAGATGAGATAAAGgagcaagatatttttttaatattattattattatttatttatttttaactaattaGGGCTTGGAAAGCAATGTGGCACCAGGGATGGAGGGAGCAGCTTACCCCAGGAGGGCCATGTCTGGCAGCACCCGTGTCGGCTCCACCAGTTGAGTGCCCACGTGCCGGTGCGCGGTGGCCACGTCGGAACTGATGCAGAGGAGGTATTGCAGGGGGCCCCCGGCACTACCCAGGCAGAAATGCTGGTTGCTCTCCAGCGAAAGGATGAAGGGCACATCGGGTGCCACCGTTACTGTCACTCCTTTGGggtgaaaagaagggaaaaagcgATGGCTGGCTCCTGATGCCTCCATGTCCTCGTGCTGGTGGCCATGAGGACGTGCAGGCAGAGTCCAGCTACTCCCTGGAATTTTTTCCactccctggaaaaaaaaattcccctgGATTGCCCCGACCATGCAAGAATATCCATCTCTTCACTTCCACTACTCCTTTTTAGCCTCCAGCCCTTAAAAGCCCTTTTGATTTGCACCATTTCTTGCCTTTTAGCTCTGTATTCAGCTCAGACAGCAGCTTCAGTTTCTTTCCAAAAACATAGCCACAGGGGATTTTCAGGACAACTGATGATTTGGAGGAAATATCTGGAGTTTGGCACGCTGGGAAATAATCCAAATATCCACCCTAAAGTGGAAATCAATGGCAGTTTGATTCATTCCAGCATCCCACAGCAGTACTGGGGACCCGTGAGCTCAGTGTGAAGCCACCCAAGAGGAATTTACACCCGTGGTAGACAGGTGTGTAAAATCCCGCTCAAGTTTGGGACATCATTGACAAAATTATTCTGGACTATGCCACACCTCAGCTTCTTACTTCTAGGCTTGAAATTTGGATGCCAAAAGTTGTGTGTTCTTTATATGGTGCCAGCCAGGGAGCAggcagtgagggagctgcaccCATCCTGCTCCATCTCAGTAGAGATTTCTAGTCTCACTAGAAGGGGGAGATGAATTTGCCCAAAAAAGACATGCCAAGAGCAAGGGATTTCCCTGGGGTAACCTGGGTAAAACCCCATTTTCCAGAGAGGAAGGCACTGAGTTGTAAAATGCAGCCAAGGTTCAACACACTGGCTTTTCCCACAGAGATAGGGTGGTTTGGGATCCATCCCTCATCTACTCATGCTAGCTGTTATCccatttataaaatatattataatctCCAAGTTATCTACCCTGCTCTTTAACAGCCTTGTAGATGAGGGGAGGGATAGGTAGAGGCAGTGATTAAAGCCATAGGAAATtgggaaaaatgggaaatgagGCAGATACCTGTTGATCCTAGGAAGTATC is a genomic window containing:
- the LOC116489327 gene encoding SITS-binding protein-like, with the protein product MPIARPAGRIPDAAWTSGLREMTEPWKGALGCLGVAVFFAMTIGIISWQALEQSPEEWVLRGRAGGVLWERRRGALLLRALPEGQPVAVIAVGGVPAAEPPPPRDRCWQDGGQFCYAWEEEAELRLSLEPPPAPGTECYGVHWTPLRPEVMLKDCFSMANISWYGGASIRDQRWPFNSVDSPAQPFVSGDFGKNPTGYGPVLERYFLGSTGVTVTVAPDVPFILSLESNQHFCLGSAGGPLQYLLCISSDVATAHRHVGTQLVEPTRVLPDMALLGSPIWHYYGPVGSAAKIKRGLRSLTRRLKRHRLQEGILALGERSTATLAAMEYVSMEQRRRRSSAHAWDPALINPLQLSITLSPYTSIASPLFLRSLRDNEASYWLSLQPRFGGCLVPLLTTWKGRLCARLNVTSEVALSWYLARARALRRALGAAYVVFEGAEGNAFLEQAMSPPAELAGDRYAGALAAALATLGNATVISAGARSSHLPLFVQMSPRRSDWSHAGLKGVIPSVLHYSLLGYNFFIPDAVGGSLAGDAPGDQELYVRWLQIVTFLPVMAFSTQPWLCCDTWVLNLTRQCIQRHRDLVVPLILKYSEEWLRLGYPIFRPVWWLSPTDPTAFTIEDEFLIGDEVLVAPITEKGQTWRDIYLPGEGHQWMDTNTARVFDGGTILRNYSASLEEVPVFVKTS